Proteins encoded together in one Procambarus clarkii isolate CNS0578487 chromosome 11, FALCON_Pclarkii_2.0, whole genome shotgun sequence window:
- the LOC123758504 gene encoding uncharacterized protein — MISDPMICDPMIRDPMVRDPMISDPMISDPMISDPMISDPMVRDPMISVPMISDPMISDPMISDPMISDPIVRDPMISDPTVRDPMVHDPMISDPMISDPMVSDLMISDPMISDLLISDPVISDPMTGGKYRATD, encoded by the coding sequence ATGATTAGTGATCCTATGATTTGTGATCCTATGATTCGTGATCCTATGGTTCGTGATCCTATGATTAGTGATCCTATGATTAGTGATCCTATGATTAGTGATCCTATGATTAGTGATCCTATGGTTCGTGATCCAATGATTAGTGTTCCTATGATTAGTGATCCTATGATTAGTGATCCTATGATTAGTGATCCTATGATTAGTGATCCTATAGTTCGTGATCCTATGATTAGTGATCCTACGGTTCGTGATCCTATGGTTCATGATCCTATGATTAGTGATCCTATGATTAGTGATCCTATGGTTAGTGATCTTATGATTAGTGATCCTATGATTAGTGATCTATTGATTAGTGATCCTGTGATTAGTGATCCTATGACAGGAGGAAAATATAGGGCGACAGATTGA
- the LOC123758505 gene encoding uncharacterized transmembrane protein DDB_G0289901-like — MGTTRGVQGGTTRGVQLLGYKGGTTRGVQLLGYNGYNSWGTRGYNSWGTTLGVQGGYNSWGTTLGVQGVQLVGYNSWGTTLGVQGVQLLGYKGYNSWGTTLGVQLLGYKGYNSWGTRGTTRGVQLLGYKGGTTRGVQLLGYKGYNSWGTTRGVQLVGYNSWGTTRGVQLVGYKGVQLVGYNSWGTTRGVQLLGYNGYNSWGTRGYNSWGTRGYNSWGTTRGVQGGTTRGVQLVGYNSWGTMGTTRGVQGGTTRGIQRLQLVGYNSWGTTRGVQLVGYNSWGTTRGVQLVGYNSWGTTRGVQGGTTRGVQLVGYNSWGTTRGEQLVGYKGYNSWGTTRGVQLVGYNS; from the coding sequence ATGGGTACAACTCGTGGGGTACAAGGGGGTACAACTCGTGGGGTACAACTCTTGGGGTACAAGGGGGGTACAACTCGTGGGGTACAACTCTTGGGATACAATGGGTACAACTCGTGGGGTACAAGGGGGTACAACTCGTGGGGTACAACTCTTGGGGTACAAGGGGGGTACAACTCGTGGGGTACAACTCTTGGGGTACAAGGGGTACAACTCGTGGGGTACAACTCTTGGGGTACAACTCTTGGGGTACAAGGGGTACAACTCTTGGGGTACAAGGGGTACAACTCGTGGGGTACAACTCTTGGGGTACAACTCTTGGGGTACAAGGGGTACAACTCTTGGGGTACAAGGGGTACAACTCGTGGGGTACAACTCTTGGGGTACAAGGGGGGTACAACTCGTGGGGTACAACTCTTGGGGTACAAGGGGTACAACTCGTGGGGTACAACTCGTGGGGTACAACTCGTGGGGTACAACTCGTGGGGTACAACTCGTGGGGTACAACTAGTGGGGTACAAGGGGGTACAACTCGTGGGGTACAACTCGTGGGGTACAACTCGTGGGGTACAACTCTTGGGGTACAATGGGTACAACTCGTGGGGTACAAGGGGGTACAACTCGTGGGGTACAAGGGGGTACAACTCGTGGGGTACAACTCGTGGGGTACAAGGGGGTACAACTCGTGGGGTACAACTCGTGGGGTACAACTCTTGGGGTACAATGGGTACAACTCGTGGGGTACAAGGGGGTACAACTCGTGGGATACAAAGGTTACAACTCGTGGGGTACAACTCGTGGGGTACAACTCGTGGGGTACAACTCGTGGGGTACAACTCGTGGGGTACAACTCGTGGGGTACAACTCGTGGGGTACAACTCGTGGGGTACAACTCGTGGGGTACAAGGGGGTACAACTCGTGGGGTACAACTCGTGGGGTACAACTCGTGGGGTACAACTCGTGGGGAACAACTCGTGGGGTACAAAGGATACAACTCGTGGGGTACAACTCGTGGGGTACAACTCGTGGGGTACAACAGCTAG